The DNA region CACAAACAGCTCACCTCCCAAACCAAGAAGAAGCAGTGGGTGAGTTCAGGCTGCAGAGCTTTGATCTTCCACATCTTTGGTGTTTCTGATTGACACCTTCCGCGGGGGTAACCACGAGGTGGAAGCGTCCTGATGTCGGGTTGGTGCCGCTGTGTTGCAGTGTTATAACTGTGAGGAGGAGGCCATGTACCACTGCTGCTGGAACACCTCCTACTGCTCCATCAAGTGTCAGCAGGAACACTGGCACGCCGACCACAAACGCACCTGCCGCAGGAAGAGATGAGCCGGCCCCGCCCCCCTCAGCCACAGCTCGCCCTTGGCTCCGCCCTCAGTCAGTgtcaacatcaacacacacttcctgcttcttAATACACCTACTTAAAATTTTGGAcccatttttttaatttcttttcgtAACGTAGGCGAGGTTTTGATTCTGCGTTCATCTCTGACGATGATTTGTGGTCTTTGTTTTCTTCGTtgagaaaatgttttaatcGCGGACGAATGTCCAGACTCGTTCGATAACCCGGAAATTTGCTTAGAAACCTGGAAGCACCTTTGAAACTTCTACCTGAAAGGGTCACAGGGTCACGAGGTCGGCCTTAAGAGACGCCGGCAAACGAAACCTTCCCCAACGTGAACATCGTTGTGGCTGTAGTGGACGCTACTCTGCACACGCGTGGGGGCTTTTTTAAACGACTGTAAACTTTGGTGGGAAGTTCATGTTCTCCACCCCTGAGGGTCATCATCCAttcaccccaaaaatgaaaattcAGTCACTTTAATCTAGTTTTAGGAATCGATGAACCCTTTGAAGGGTCAGAATGGACCATCTTTGAGGACTTCAGTGCAATATTAGGACAGCTGAggtgcaccccccccacccccccaccggtGAAACGTCCCTCTCACCTTTTAAACTGAAGGTTTCAGCGtctcctgacttcctgtctgagattACAACATCCACTCGGAACCATTTTGGGTGGCGGATGAATCCCCATTTGTTCAGCAGAACATGAACTAAGTGACTGTTCTGAacagtgatttttattttggtttggtCAGtcctgttgcctagcaacctgTAACTTTTAAAAGTTCACCTATCTTAGCTTCCTCAATTTGAGGATTGAAATTTTTAAATTGATACACATGTGCAGTTAGGTCTGTACATCTCTCgtttgggtcatgtgacccctcCAGGCTTCCGTAGGtggtccacctgctgcagctctttggTTCTGAATCTGACGAGAAGCTAATGACTGAATTTACATTTCTGGATCTTTATAAAGTGTCTTATGAATCGTACATGTACAGCAGTGTTTCGGTTGCATCTCCAAAGTTCTGTGATCTGACTTTGGTTTTTGCTGACTTCATTTTCCGCCGCTTGTATTATTGCTAAAACCGTCCCGAAGCTCCTGGAGGCGGCGCCCTCGCTTCCCTCGCTCCTCTTTACTCTCCACGGTTTTTTCCAGACTTTGTTGTCATTGTGACGTTTGGAGACTTTTTTCAGCCTCCAGCTGTGCGACGTTGATGAATCTCTGCTCTGTTGGTGGTCGGTGCCCTTTTTCTTTCTCACCTTCGCGAAGCTTCGTGCATGCTGGGagtttcttcatcttcatccggAGCCTGGCTGGTGGGGACGGATGGACCAACTGTGTCGGGGCTTCGCCTCTCAGCTTCTTAAACAGTCTTTTACACTAAATTAATCATCTCTGTGGATTTTATCCTAAAATACTGAGACTTCATGGTATTGACCAAATGGGATGGATTTAGGAaacagtttgtttttattattgacGTGTGTTTAGCTCCTGGATTAATCTGAGACATCTCAGAACAAGAAGTGGTTACACGAAGAGCGCTTCCTTCCTGACCCTCTAGTCACACCAGGGCCCCTCCCGTTGCCCAGCAACCGcggcagccacagacagcaggtgTAGATGTTGTTTTTTGATATTATTTTTAAGATCTGGCTTTCTAAAGTTGTGAATGTCATTGGGCGATGTTGACCATGCATGTTTCAGTCCAGTGTTTTCATTTGTACCGGGACTCGTGCAGCCGTCCGCTTTCATTATCGTTGAGCGTGCAGTGAATTCTGGGTAATGACCGCTTCGCCGAAGTGGCAGCGGTGTGTTCAGGTGTCGTCACTTTTGTTTTCACGCCTCTGTAGGTAAATGCAGCGCTGCATCTGTGTTAGACTTCTCATGTTTTTAGATCCGATGTGTGAAAGCAGAAGTTTGGTCCCAGCTCTCCAGTTAAACCGCGCCCCCCCTCCTTTTACTCATCATTGCACTACGTGTAaataaccccccctccctccgtggACTCTGTAAATAAACTCTGCTTTTATATCATCAGCCTCTGTTGCCACGGCGATCAGTTTGTGTTTTGAAGTCATCGTTGGGAAGCTGGTTTCTGCCAAAGTGATGAAAGAGAAAATAGTGCGTGATGAGCAGAGATTGTGAGCAGTTCTGGAGCCAGAAACCCTGGGGGGTCACCTGTGGACCCGCGGAGCCAGAGACGTTTCGCTGTTGTGCCTTTAATGATCGACACGTGACTAAAACCCGACAGACCTAATCGCAGGATGTGGGACGGGTTTTGTAGCAGAAGGGTGGCCCAGACTTCTGACCAGCAGGTCACTGTGGAGCTCaatgatctgatctgatccGATTTGGAAGTTTTTATTCCAAACTTCAGAGTTTTAAGTGGCTGAGACTCAGTTTCGCGTCACCTTGGTAGAAACGAGCTTCTGCCGATGGAAACCAACAGCGATCTCATCGCAGAACCATTTTTATATTCGTCCATCCAGCCGTGATGATTTTGGTGTGAAAGTTTCTGGAAATGTTTCCATCATTCCAGTTTGTGTCCTCGGATTTTTAGCTGCATGAGTAAAAGGTGTGTTTATCCACGGCTGTTCTTAGATCTTTCTCTCCAGTTGCACTTCAGAGTAACGCAACAGGACGACTTTCCTGATCTTCTGCTGACTCTTTTCCAAGTTTGAGGAAAGTTCTCTGCATTAATGGAACTCTTCGGTCCTCCACACAGCACTACATCACGTCCTGCGCGTGCTTACAGAGTATTTCTGTGTGAaactcttcacctcctctcatCTTCTGTCCATATGTAAACTATTAATTGTGGTTTAACATTTTTATATGCTCTTGTCATTTTTGATGCTTTAGCTAGCaatatgtatataaatatattctaTGTGCTAACATGgaggaaataaatgtatcaATAAGCTCacctgtttgtgtctcttgaATTCAAATTCAGAATAGTTAAGAAATGTAATAAGCTGTTCTGGTTTCCAACGTTAAGTTgaagttctcttttttttaattcatcaaGATGAGATTTTTGGTGTGCCCAGAAttcttttaaacattaaatggaCACGAATCGACAAAAATATGGGACATCTGAGGAATGTCTCAGTTTCCAGTTGTGAGGAATGTGACGCAACTTTTTCACCTGCTCCACTCGGATGCGGCAAGTGTTTTTCCCTGAagcagtaatctgattactctGGATGATGACAGAATAGAACTGTTACAGTTCTAGAGACTGACAGCTGTAATCAGGACGCTGGTTCTGGAAAATCCCAGATGGCAATCCTTAAACTGAGGTAAGGCTATTTATACTTCCGTAGTTTTGTGAAGGGGCACCGTTTGCTCGATCCTGTTCAGTGTTGTCCAGATTAAAAAGTTGATATTTATTTGATCGCCTATAAATGGGAAGAGTGGGGGaaatgtccagcagggggagacacGTCGTTTTATCTGGCATGTAAAATGTTACTcaacaaaaataaaggaaaaatatcTTTTCGTCCAATTTTAAAAGACGTCTGATTCacttgaatgtttttttttttttacatttaaatcaagTCGACTTTTGCACGTAACCTTTCGTTGGGTTTGTTGACGTTTTTCAGGTGTTTGAGAGTTTTAGACTACCGGTAATTTCCAAATTAACGCCGGCTTATGTGCAGGAATATCGCGGTAGTTGATTTTATTTCCATCACATCCGATTTCTGGTTAACTGATGCAATTAAACCGACATCCGTCTCGTCCCGAGTTTTTAAAAATTTCTGCTGAACGTGTTGACAAATAGTTTTGGCAGGGTTGTTAAAATATCTGTTTATTGATAGACAGTATAAAATCAAGGATTTTCAAACTaggagaaacatttttctgATAAATGCTGAAGTGTCGATCTTTTTTTCAGGCGGGCCTTAAtggtacttcctgtttcctgttgtaACGTCACGGTCCGAGGCCCGATTGTCCGTGTGGAAACTTCGGAGCTTTTCTGACGTTCCGGATAAAGATTCTCGGGTGACGCTTCTGAGATGGAGACTTTCAGGTACAAATTCAATCTTTATTCCTTTGTTCTGAAAATGATTTCTGATCCAACTGGTGGTGGTTGTAATTTGCTCTCAAACCACCAGAGATCAGCAAATTGTAGCTGGGACACCCCGTAATTTTAAATTTAGTTAAGGTAAACTGTTGGCAACAAACGACAAAATTAGCAATTAATTTAAATCCTATTTTCAGTTTTATACATCAGAACTGAACCCTTTTTAAATAAGTACTGGCTGCATTAACCATGTAATTTGTGTATTTTAGTGTTAAACTGAAACTAGTGGTTTCCACTCGAGAAACACGCTCTGTACGAGATAAAAGGTACTTttgataaaacatgtttttcattaCACTAGTTTAGCTGTTATGGTTCAGAACttgtgcagtaaaaaaaaaagtttttgacCATCACGCAGGACATCATCTGTTCTAAATCCTTTAATCGTCTCATATATTCCATCATCAAACATTTCTATTTTCAGAAAACACTTGAGCGTGTTCTCCTCCAGATATACTTTTGTAAAGTTTTTATATCAACAAATATTCAAGAGCACACATTCCTGAACATCTTGTAATATACTTTTAAAggagaaacaaaataaattaagtcagtttatttttgtacataCTTACATGATATGAATTTGTCACTGTGCTTCATTGAAGCATGTTTGTACGtaaaaataaaaggctgcagATGTTAGTTTAGCACACGGATTTCCTGCTGAGATGGACGCGTCCCGagttaaaaatgttaaatgtgtcGTACCTCAAAGAAAATCTGAAGGGTCGCTGTGATCACAACCGCACCGTTCTGACATCATACAATTTCTTTCTAAGAAAAGAGCCTAAAATACAAATCGAAGCCAAAACAAGATACTTCACTGGAGAATACAAAATGAGCCACACCGCTGACGCTTCCACCATGCTAAGCTAACGATTGTCCTCTGTTGCTGCACAAGTGCCACTTTAGGTAAACATTCAATAGAAATATTGGTGAAGCTTTCGTCTCAGGCTACGTGTCAACTGCTGCCACCAGGAAATGACCTCACAGGGAGAAAAAgctctgcacttcctgtcccactgatccacctctttttatttcttttccagcCCCAGGAGCGCCGTCCTTCAGGTCACATGTTGTAGGCCACATAGATGGGATCCAGCTGGTCAGCTAGGAATCCGTCCCTCAAATGCATGCGCTGCTTCTCACCACGGGAGTTGATGGGGATGACGCCGATGTCGACCACAACCACCACACCTACGATCAGGTAGTGTTCCTCCAGAACCACGTTAgtgaccagggggaccaggTCCAGGGCCTCCTGTTCTGAGCCgtccagctccaccaccaccaccagcaggttGGTCCAGGTGAACACAGCActagaggaaagagaagaaacattACTTCCTGTCAGCACCTCACAGGTTTGTGGGAGAAGAGGAATggatgacaggaagagagaggagaaaggagagtagacagggacaggacagaggagaggaagagagacgaTCGGAGATAAGAGGGGAGCAACAGAATGAGGGGATGGACAGACATTGGACAATGAAGATGTAAGataaggggagggagggagcggaacaggccactagagggagagTTGAGTTGAGTGGAATGAGTTAAGGAtggtggtggttagcactgttgcctcacagcaagaaggccctgggttcgatccccggttgggactgggagaggggagagggataGAGAAtggagcagcacagaggaggggaaaggaaagaGATGTGAACACAGTGATGAAAGAGGAGTAGATAGatggggagaggaagagagataaagggaggagagagacagacattGGACAATGAAGACAtaagaggagggagacagaggaaaggGACACTAGAGGTTGAGTGGAATGAGTTAAGGATGGTGgtggcacggtggtgtggtggttagcactgttgcctcgcAGCAAGAAGCCCCCAGGTGGGACTGTGAGAGGGATAGAGGaggggacagaaagaggagatgaaaggaaagagatgtgtggagggacagagaggagtgaAGACAGTGATGAAAGAGGAGTagatggaggggaggagacggACAGTGTGTCAGCAGGTGTCCAAGTGTCTCACCACTCCGTGATGCTTTTGTGCGTCCTGATGACGGAGGTCTCGATGTCGATGGGATGGTATCGCATCCCTCTCAGCTCCATGGCTTCCTCCAGGGCCCCGACCACGTACAGAGCGTCATGTCGTTCTGCACACAGTCAACAGACGTCTGAGGCACTgctgcagccagccaccagggggacaTCCTGGACTCAACGCTAAGATGCAGCAGGTCGCTGTGTTACGccttcctctgtcctcacctccacTGGCGTCCGTCAGCTCGGTCCTGCGGAGGAAGCCCAGGTATCCGGTCCGAGCCCAGACAGTCTGCGTGTCTCCGAAGCTGAGCCTGGAGCAGAAGTGGTCCGACTGTAGCGCCTCATCGCCGTAAACGGTGAAGTAGCCGCTGGCGTTGTGGCCACTGTGGACCCAGATCTACAAACACATGCGCGCACGTACTTAAGGCTGTTTGCTTCTGAATAAACTTCAACAGGATAAACATGGAGATTTCGTGTCAGTTCTTTTCCTGAAAATGTAGCTCCAGCAACAACAGGAAGCTATTTTTGCTGCTTGGTGTCAACATTTACTGTCAGCAGCAGTTTAATAACCAGGTGCGTGTttgtctccccctggtggtgagaACTGGTAACACCAACAGGTGAGTTTAACCTACGGAGCAACAATTCCCCACCagttcagccaatcagattcgAGTAGAAAAGTGACGCCTACCTCCCCCAGATGTGACTCTCCCATCGGTCCTTTGGTCTCTGGGTTGGCGATAATGATTCGAACACCCGGCAGGATCTGAGCAAAAAcccaagacaaaaacaacattgcTTTTCCTTCCGTACTTTAGCTGTAGGGAAACAGAACACTTTGAGGGGTGTCACCTTCCCCGACTCCATCAGCGGCAGACTGTGTGGCGACCCCCGCTCCACCAGTCTGACCCTGCGCAACAAAAACACGATCGATCATCAGCAGGTCGGCGCCACGTTGCCAGGTGAACACGTGGGTTGTTGACTCACCTGTCATGTCGCAGCGCTCTCATGTCCACGTACACGGTGGTGGGGTCGGGTCCCGAGGTGCCCTGAGAAACACGCCAACGTTTACTGGCAGTGTAAcgagagctgctgtgtgtgtgtgtgtgtgtgtaagcaggTTCTCCACACAACGAATCCCACAAGATTTTTTAGTGAGCAGCAGGTAGAAGAGGCGGAGTCACAGTAAACCCGACACACCTGAGTGTTGTAACGTATCAGACTGATGTGATTAACATgcaaaacagaggaaagaggaggggaaggagcgCTGATCCCGAAGGAAAAAGGAGGACGTTGCAGTAAAAGAGAAACGCTTAAACATTCGAGTGGGAAACCAGAAAACTTCAGGTTcttctgcatgtgtgtatcCATGGAAACCTCAAAGCCAATCAGAAGACAGGTCAAGCACCCCGTTGTCTTCCTCCACCATCCCAAACCAGCCCACCACCGCACACACAGCGGCATGCTGGGAGTCAGACCAGATCCTCACGGATCCGCTACGGCGCCGCCAGCGTTGCCTGGTCACACCAGAAGCAGCAAAAACCAGAGATTTCATTCACGTGAACTTTAGCGAGACACAAAAAAGCCCTTCACATCCTGAAGGTGCTGGTGGCCTCCTGTGGATTGTGTCTTGATGGTTCACATTAAATCAATGAAGCCTTTTGACCACGATTTTCTGTGAGTTGATTTTAAAGACCGTCAGCAGAGTCGCTGGTGTGACCAAACAGAATTGCTTCGTCCGTCATGAAAACCTCAAACAGCACAGGAGATTAACGAGACGCGGAAAAATCCTAAAGTTCTGTCTACATCTGAAGAGTGACGTGCTGAAAGCGGGGTGGAGGTGGCGGTTGTTGGTGGGTGTCGGTTCCCTACCTGGTCAGCAAGCTTTCCCAGCCTGTGAGGCTGCCGCAGCAGTCAGAGACGGGGGGGCGGAGACAAAACCAAGTATGAGAAATGTGGGCGGAGTTATGATTCAAAcaaggaaggacagaaggaaaacgtcaaaaatagGAAAACTCAACAAAACAAGCAACCGAGACTCGAGGAGTTCAGGCAGCGTTGGTTCATCAGCGGTTAGTTTAGTCTGTGGTTAGTTTAGTCTGTGGTTACACAAACCCGAGGCTGAAGAACTGAATCAAGTTAACGAGGCTGATAGTTTATGTGGGAACATTTATCATCTAAAATCTGGAGCCAGAAGAGAAAGGATCTGACACTAAATTAGAAATTCCACAATCGCCATGAATATGAATGGAAACTGAGGTTGAGAATGACACCTGAACTCTTAAAAATATAACCAGAAATGACAAGATGAAGCTGAAAGATCTGAAGGTTTgggatgaggagggtgaggaggagaacGCTGATCTAAGATTCTGGAGTTTACCAGCCGACGGTTCCGTAAACTCGACAATCTTTAAAAACGAGCCGACCAACAAAAACCCGGTTTCCTGCTTCTCTGACAAACTTCAGCTGTTGCTCCTCATGTGGAGCTTCATCCAAAAACAACCCTCACAAACCTTCGCAGGTCCGTTTCGTGGAGGTCAGAAAACTACAGTAAAAACCCCAAATCTGCATTAATGAACGAGGAGGTCAAGTTCAACACGAAACGTCCAAACGTCTAGTTCGCCGTTCCTAAAATCCACAACTTCCAGGCCGACCTGGACCAGACCGAGCGGGACGGAGCAGAAAGGCGTCCACCCACCTGCAGACAGATCGCCAGGTTGACCCGGCAGCCGAAGGAGGTGCTGACAGCTCTGGGGTGGAGGCCCAGGTCCTTAAAGAGTTTGGAGAAGGACTGCGTCAGCGCCGTCCTGGGACGCTCCTCCGCTACCACCACACACGTCCGGACCCGGGACAAGTCCAACCCTCGAGACTGAAGATCAGAAAAATTCAGCACCAAACCTTCTGTGAGCGGTTGCGTCAGAGCTTCTCAGGAGGGCGACCTTCAGAGCGTCCGTCTGCAGGCCCAGACTTTTAGTGCACAGCTCCATGACGCTGTAGGAGCAGAAGGTGTCCCGGACCTTGTACTGACTGACGGCCGACAGCCAGAGAGACGGGTTCACCTCCAGCTCGGACGGAGGGATGAggatggactggtgacccgagtagACGCTGcggagaggaaccagagagtTCGAACCAGCAACCAAAAAGCTTCGAAAGGAGGATTCTGCTGAACGTTTGTGCTTCCGTTGGTGATTATCTGACCTGCAAAGGCACCAGAGGACGAAGCCCAGGCCGCAGTACGGGTCCAGGCAGATGGCCACCTCCCTGGACGGATACAGCTCGCACTGCAGCTTGATGGAGCGGCAGAAGGCACTGGTGGAGGTGTGAGACAGCTGAGCAGGAGAAGGGGGTTCAGTTCAGCAACAAACAgcggtgagtgtgtgtgtggggggggggtgcacctTGACTCCAGCGAGCATGCCCGTGGTGGAGACGCTGAAGTCCAGGTACGCCAGCGTGTCAGAGATGGACGGTTTATGCAGCACAGGAGGTTTTTTCTTTGGCAAATCATCTGAAAGGAAGCAACAACCTGCTGCAATAACGTGGCTCACAGCAGGATTCAAACgtcccagcagctgcttctcGGACTCTGGAGgttcgggtgtgtgtgtgtgtgtgtgtgtgtgtgtgtgtacctgtgtccAGGACTGGAGGCCACGTGCGGACGTCGACGGCGGCGGACGCCTCCTTGGACCGGAGCAGTTTGCAGACGGTCTGTGAGGTCATCACGCAGACGGagcggctgacctgcagacacacagcgGAACAACCTGACGACCACCAACAACCGAGCCACAGCTCCGCCCCCAACGGCGGCGGAGGGACGAGGCCCCTCCCATTCCTTCGCTTCAACTGGCTGATGTCATCACGATGCTGTTGACAGGATCGTTAGCGTAGCGTGAAATGAAGATGATTCACCTCCACGATCATCTTGACCGTCGGCAGCGTGGTGGCGATGTTCTGAGGGTGGGGCGGGCGCACGGTGATCGGCACGCAGCCGGCGTAAAGGCAGCCATAATAGGCCGCGATGAGGTCGACGCCTGAAGGACGGGAGAGAcgtcaggaccaaacaccagtcacacagACAGGAGACTGGTCTGAACTGGTGTTTACCTGGAGGGTACACCAGCGCCACGTGGTCGCCGTCCTGGAGATGAGCTCGCTCCCCCAGCATGGCGGCGATCTTCTCTGCTCTCTTATGAAGCTGAAGACAGGTCAGAGAGCCGGCGATCGTACCCTGGAggaggcaacacacacacacacacacacacacacacacacacacgcgcgcacacacacacacacaccacacacacacacacacacacacacacacacacaccatctttaAAAGGATGACGAAGATGGCGATAGTTGGCTTTGGTGATGATCACGTGATCCTCTGAGATGCAGGAACAGAAATTGTGACATGACAatggcgtgtgtgtttgtgcgtgtgtgtgtgttgtgtgtgtgtgcgtgtgtgtgtgcagggtgcCTCACCCTTGCGTTGAGCAGAGTGTACAGGACGTGGTCTGGTGTGGTCTGTGCTCTCCACTGTAAGACctctgacaggaagaggaactgaaAAGATAAAAGTACACGTGAGCCTGTGGTgatcactcactcacacacacaccgtcacacacacacaccatcacacacacaccgtcacacacacaccttccttgCCTGGTCATTGTCTTCCATCTGGCCCAGATCCCTGCCGCTGGCCTGAGCAATCCTCTTCCCAGACACCAGATTCCCAACCATCACAGAGGCTGGACCAAtttctgaggaagaggaggtgaggagaggaggtgaggaggtgaggagaggagacgaagGGGCCACAGCCGTCTCGCTGCGGCAGCCTCGCCGTACCTGGTTGTTTCTGCCGCGGTTTTGGCAGGTTGGTGACGCAGGTGTGCGGACACATGAGCACGTTACAGGGGTGCAGCGCCCCCTCCAGGAAGAGCTGCTTGGTCTCTGACAGGTGGATGCCACCCAGAGGAGTCTTGGGCAGAGTGTTGGAGGGCACCAGAGCCAGGCAGTACACCCCCACCTGGTGAATACCGTCGATGGCCTGcagggaggaagatggagggtgACTCAGGTGAACGCGCCCCCTCAGGCGACCTGATCCGTGAGTACCTGCAGTACTCGGCTCATCCACTGGAAACTGTCCTCCTCCGTGGAGTCGGGCCGCTGCTCGGCCACCACCACGATGCGTTCATCGTGGAGCACCGTGATGGAGAACACGGCTATCCTGAAaggcagcagccacaggtgaCGCTCTTGTTCTGTCGGCTTCCTGTGCTACACCAGGACCCGGCGTTCCCGTACCTGCCCCTGTAGACGAACTTCATGGGCTCCACGGCGAGCGCCGTGGCCACGATGTCGTCGGCGCTGTGCCGTCGTCCTCCAACCGCCATCAACCCGTCCATTTTCCCCGCCACGAAGATGAGCCCCGCAGGTCCGATGAAGCCCAGCAGGCCCGTCCTGGTGAAGGGGAACTCGCTGATCGGAGCGCCACCGTTCGAAACCGGAAACACCTGCGGGAAGTTAAAACATCCCATTAAGAGGCTcaaaagagattaaaaacacaaaaacaattgTCTCACACTCACCTCAAACATGGTCTTGGTCATACCAGGCAGCCCATAGTAGCACGTCCCCGTGGCAACCGTGCAGACCACCAGCTCTCCGATCTCGTCAGCTCTGCAGAGGTGTGGAACTCCTTCTGCTTTCACCGCGCACATCAGAGCTGCGGGCGAGACGCCAAAGGGTTCAAGCATCTTTCTGCCTCCGCCCCGGGGACCCGTATCCCCGCTCTCACCTCCGGGCATCACCGAGCCCACGTCCTGCAGCGTGAGCACCGACAGCTTTTCCTCCGAGTCGATCCGGATCACGCCGTGGCTCAGATCCTGCATGGACAAAACGCCACGTCCGGGAGGAGCCACGCCCTCGTCCAggggcctggaggagcagaaacagccaATCAGGTCAGAGCACAGCTGGTGGAGGGAGGTCCTGCATCCCTGTATCGACCCGGGATTCGGGTTGGTGGGAATAACAAATGTAGCTAAAATATTTGTTAAATAAGGGGTTTattattttgtgtatttgtgtgcatgtgtttctgtcagtgcgtgtgtgtgtgtgtggaccttcTTATAGCTACAGTCAGAGCCTCGGGGGAGCTTGCACAGGGACATATGACCTCTGACTTGAGCCCTTTAGACTGGAAGACGTTGAGGAAGGCGTCGCAGGACGAGATGGACCCTGAAGGTGACGCAGGCAGAAGCAAACAGGGACGATCGTTAGGAGTTCCTCTCAGGCTGCTTATTTGAGCCCTGAGTTTTGTCTGGCAGGGTACATTTGGAGCGTAACAGGCGACAGTGTTGGGATTGACAGTCCTTACAGGGATTGGAACCATCAGCCACCACCAGCATGCGCAGCGAGCTGAGGTTGACGTCCCGCTGGTCCCGGTGAGCGACCAGGGCCCAGTGCATGTCCCGGGACTTCACACAGGCCACCTTAGCTGCACGTGGAACGTCACACATCCAATAACATTAAAATCAAAGAGTGATTGTAAGAATTAAAAGTGTCACAACTCAGCAGGATTGTCTCCTGTTCATTGATcataggggggtgggggggtctctaCTACCTTTGTACTGGCAGACCTTCTGGATCCAGGACAGAGGGTTGACCTTCATGAGGGCATAAGGGATGCTGATGACGTGCATCATGTTCATCACGCTCTGACACACGTGAGGAGAGACGAGATTAGTGCCGCTACCACTTCCACTCCTTCATCCTCAAGATTTGAGCCGTGTCTTACTGTTTGGACAGCGTGCCAGAGCCCCACGTCCTTCTTGAAGTCCAAAACATTCACGATTGTCTCAGCTGCAGGACGACAGGCAGGAGCATCACATCAGCTaagccaagtgtgtgtgtgtgtgtgtgtgtgtgtgtgtgtgtgcgtgcgttacCTTCGGTGTAGGAGCAGGACTGTGTGAGGGCCTGGCAGTGTGTGAGCATGGCTGTCCTGGTCACCGTCACACCCAGGACGCTGCCGTCCTTGCAGGTTTTATACTGGACCCATGATGAAAAgtaacatttaaaacaacatgAAACGAAGGAGGAGGAAAGTCTGTGAATCGTGTTCAGTCTTCAGGTCGATGTACCTCGATGTAGGCTGTGTCCTGGGTGGCGTCCTTGATATGTGGGAACCAGTCGCGCGGTGGTTTGCAGAGGTGTTTGGACTCTGTGACGAACCACAGCACCTTG from Takifugu flavidus isolate HTHZ2018 chromosome 15, ASM371156v2, whole genome shotgun sequence includes:
- the LOC130539183 gene encoding disco-interacting protein 2 homolog C isoform X1 gives rise to the protein MADRDPASLPAEVRAKLAELELELSEVLTFHGSSSPVLTFHSSPMSPDSCRLGDITQKGYEKKRSKLIGAFFPQIQGMDLSIGQERRAPVTPSSSSRYHRRRSSGARDERYRSDVHTEAVQAALAKHKERKMAVPMPSKRRSLVVQTSMDAYTPPDTSSCSEGEGQGEGGEEEGGHGEEEDGGGDGGTISSQEGSISMGHWISRAIHGTSSTTTTTTSSTASSSSSSTHSGGSGPAGSKMADVLAQHVQITSQRFPRHHHHHHRHKTENYSAPPDVTSYTNNTSSSTTSDGIHVERTPGTPGTPGTAAHKQAPKYGNAELMETGDGVPVSSRVSAKIQQLVNTLKRPKRPPLREFFVDDFEELLEVQQPDPNQPKAEGAQMVAMQGEQLGVVTNWPPSLEAALQRWGTISPKAPCLTTMDTNGKPLHMLTYGKLWSRSVKVAYNLLHKLGNKQEPLVRPGDRVALVYPNNDPAAFMTAFYGCLLAEVVPVPIEVPLSRKDAGSQQIGFLLGSCEVTVALTSDACHKGLPKSPTGEIPQFKGWPKVLWFVTESKHLCKPPRDWFPHIKDATQDTAYIEYKTCKDGSVLGVTVTRTAMLTHCQALTQSCSYTEAETIVNVLDFKKDVGLWHAVQTSVMNMMHVISIPYALMKVNPLSWIQKVCQYKAKVACVKSRDMHWALVAHRDQRDVNLSSLRMLVVADGSNPWSISSCDAFLNVFQSKGLKSEVICPCASSPEALTVAIRRPLDEGVAPPGRGVLSMQDLSHGVIRIDSEEKLSVLTLQDVGSVMPGALMCAVKAEGVPHLCRADEIGELVVCTVATGTCYYGLPGMTKTMFEVFPVSNGGAPISEFPFTRTGLLGFIGPAGLIFVAGKMDGLMAVGGRRHSADDIVATALAVEPMKFVYRGRIAVFSITVLHDERIVVVAEQRPDSTEEDSFQWMSRVLQAIDGIHQVGVYCLALVPSNTLPKTPLGGIHLSETKQLFLEGALHPCNVLMCPHTCVTNLPKPRQKQPEIGPASVMVGNLVSGKRIAQASGRDLGQMEDNDQARKFLFLSEVLQWRAQTTPDHVLYTLLNARGTIAGSLTCLQLHKRAEKIAAMLGERAHLQDGDHVALVYPPGVDLIAAYYGCLYAGCVPITVRPPHPQNIATTLPTVKMIVEVSRSVCVMTSQTVCKLLRSKEASAAVDVRTWPPVLDTDDLPKKKPPVLHKPSISDTLAYLDFSVSTTGMLAGVKLSHTSTSAFCRSIKLQCELYPSREVAICLDPYCGLGFVLWCLCSVYSGHQSILIPPSELEVNPSLWLSAVSQYKVRDTFCSYSVMELCTKSLGLQTDALKSRGLDLSRVRTCVVVAEERPRTALTQSFSKLFKDLGLHPRAVSTSFGCRVNLAICLQPHRLGKLADQGTSGPDPTTVYVDMRALRHDRVRLVERGSPHSLPLMESGKILPGVRIIIANPETKGPMGESHLGEIWVHSGHNASGYFTVYGDEALQSDHFCSRLSFGDTQTVWARTGYLGFLRRTELTDASGERHDALYVVGALEEAMELRGMRYHPIDIETSVIRTHKSITECAVFTWTNLLVVVVELDGSEQEALDLVPLVTNVVLEEHYLIVGVVVVVDIGVIPINSRGEKQRMHLRDGFLADQLDPIYVAYNM